Proteins encoded in a region of the Mucilaginibacter sabulilitoris genome:
- a CDS encoding RNA polymerase sigma factor gives MTLQDTKKGVEKLIFQPRFAYLDFFSALIEYTPILPDLPEEQQSEALSLRQERLFIVLKQLDDSEKAIIALYLEELNYQQIAEITGINENYVGVKLNRIKNKIQKLLIK, from the coding sequence TTGACACTTCAAGATACAAAAAAAGGGGTTGAAAAACTAATTTTTCAACCCCGTTTTGCCTATTTAGACTTTTTCAGTGCCCTCATTGAGTACACACCTATTTTACCCGACTTGCCCGAAGAACAGCAAAGCGAAGCGCTGTCTTTACGGCAAGAACGCTTATTTATTGTGTTGAAACAGCTTGATGACAGCGAAAAGGCAATTATAGCGCTGTACCTGGAAGAATTAAACTACCAGCAAATTGCTGAAATAACAGGCATCAATGAAAATTACGTTGGTGTTAAACTTAACAGGATCAAAAATAAAATTCAAAAACTTTTAATTAAATAA
- a CDS encoding IS1182 family transposase, whose product MLVQQQKIHFSAFSGLYDLIVPKDNLLRKINDLVDFTFIYDELISKYSITNGRAAESPVRMFKYLLLKTIYTVSDVDVVERSQYDMSFKYFLDMSPEEGMIDPSSLTKFRKLRLKDNDLLNLLIGKTVTIAIEKGLIRSKSIIVDATHSLSRSNPYSALEVLRERSKLLRKAVYAIDEDMKAGMPEKNTADELEKELAYCSALEKYIEADQPLCQIPAVKEKLNLLKETVADTQEHYIVSKDKDAKTGHKSADSSFFGYKTHLAMTEERIITAAVVTSGEKGDGPELPKLLEISQNNGIEVERIIGDSAYSGKENLALMNGQDIKVVAKLNPTITQGFRKEEDKFDYNKDADMFVCPAGHLSIRKSRQGKKNVGTNQTDTYYFDVEKCKICPFREGCYKPGAKTKTYSVSIKSDLHQQQMAFQETTQYKESIKHRYKIEAKNSELKNVHGYDRAIAYGIENMQMQGALAIFTVNLKRIIKLIA is encoded by the coding sequence ATGCTCGTTCAACAACAAAAGATCCATTTTAGCGCGTTTTCGGGCTTATATGACCTGATCGTTCCTAAAGACAATCTTCTGCGGAAGATCAATGACCTGGTAGATTTTACCTTTATCTATGATGAACTGATCAGCAAATACAGCATTACTAACGGCCGGGCAGCAGAAAGCCCTGTACGGATGTTCAAGTATCTGTTGTTGAAAACGATCTATACGGTTTCAGATGTAGATGTTGTTGAGCGTTCGCAGTATGATATGTCGTTCAAATATTTCCTGGATATGTCACCGGAAGAAGGAATGATCGATCCGAGTTCATTGACCAAGTTCAGAAAGCTGCGGCTAAAGGATAATGATCTGTTAAACCTGCTTATTGGTAAAACGGTGACCATAGCTATTGAAAAAGGGCTCATCCGCTCAAAATCCATTATTGTTGATGCTACCCATTCCCTGTCGAGATCCAACCCGTATTCAGCATTGGAAGTATTACGGGAACGTTCAAAGTTACTCCGCAAAGCTGTTTATGCGATAGATGAAGATATGAAGGCAGGCATGCCCGAAAAGAACACAGCCGACGAATTGGAAAAAGAACTGGCTTATTGCAGTGCATTGGAAAAGTATATTGAAGCCGATCAACCGTTATGCCAGATACCTGCGGTAAAAGAAAAACTGAATCTATTGAAAGAGACAGTAGCAGATACTCAGGAGCACTATATAGTATCTAAAGACAAGGATGCCAAAACCGGCCATAAATCAGCTGATAGCTCATTCTTTGGTTATAAGACCCATCTGGCGATGACAGAGGAACGCATCATTACCGCTGCGGTAGTAACATCAGGTGAAAAAGGTGATGGGCCGGAACTTCCCAAGCTTCTGGAGATCAGTCAGAACAACGGCATTGAAGTAGAAAGGATCATCGGCGATTCGGCTTATTCAGGAAAAGAGAACCTTGCGTTAATGAACGGACAGGATATTAAGGTGGTAGCCAAACTAAACCCAACCATTACCCAGGGGTTTAGAAAAGAAGAAGATAAGTTCGATTATAACAAAGACGCTGATATGTTCGTTTGCCCTGCAGGGCATTTGTCCATACGAAAATCAAGACAGGGAAAAAAGAACGTTGGAACAAATCAGACAGACACGTATTACTTTGATGTTGAAAAATGCAAAATCTGCCCATTTAGGGAGGGTTGCTACAAACCTGGGGCAAAAACCAAGACCTATTCTGTAAGCATAAAGTCAGACCTGCACCAACAACAGATGGCTTTTCAGGAAACGACACAATATAAGGAAAGCATCAAACACAGGTATAAGATCGAAGCCAAAAACAGTGAACTAAAAAACGTTCATGGTTATGACCGGGCGATAGCTTATGGTATCGAAAACATGCAGATGCAGGGCGCATTGGCCATCTTTACTGTCAATCTGAAAAGGATCATCAAACTGATCGCCTAA
- a CDS encoding RNA polymerase sigma factor encodes MNEVQFLALIKEHQGIIHKICRLYRESNEDREDLFQEITFQLWRSLPGFKGGAKISTWIYRISLNTAIATFRKKKPRIE; translated from the coding sequence ATGAATGAAGTACAGTTCTTAGCGCTTATAAAAGAGCACCAGGGTATCATTCACAAGATATGCCGACTATATCGTGAAAGCAATGAAGACCGTGAAGATTTGTTTCAGGAAATTACATTTCAACTTTGGCGGTCCCTGCCTGGTTTTAAGGGAGGCGCTAAAATAAGTACATGGATATATCGCATTTCGCTAAATACCGCGATAGCTACCTTCCGTAAAAAAAAGCCCCGTATTGAGTAG
- a CDS encoding dihydrofolate reductase family protein gives MRRVTFGMNISIDGYCDHTIFNPSKELHDYFTGMMDDVDLLFFGRVMYQLMFPYWADVAKNQSGTGYENRFAEKLTSIDKVVISRSLSNAEENTRIIRSNPAEELRKLKQQPGKKISVDSVSMLPELIEAGLIDEFRLVVHPVIVGNGRKLLDAGSLQEKLNLTLTDTIIFKSGSVAHHYLKQ, from the coding sequence ATGAGAAGAGTAACATTCGGTATGAATATTAGCATAGATGGCTATTGTGATCACACCATTTTTAATCCCAGCAAGGAGCTTCACGATTATTTCACAGGAATGATGGACGATGTAGACCTGCTGTTTTTTGGCCGTGTCATGTATCAGCTCATGTTTCCCTATTGGGCAGATGTCGCAAAAAATCAATCCGGGACAGGATATGAAAATAGGTTTGCCGAAAAGCTTACTTCTATCGATAAGGTTGTTATTTCAAGATCATTAAGCAATGCAGAGGAGAATACGCGGATTATTCGCAGCAACCCTGCAGAAGAACTACGGAAGCTGAAACAACAGCCCGGAAAAAAAATTTCAGTAGACAGTGTAAGCATGCTTCCGGAATTAATTGAAGCAGGCCTTATCGATGAATTTCGTTTGGTTGTGCACCCGGTGATTGTGGGGAATGGAAGGAAATTGCTGGATGCCGGCAGCCTGCAGGAAAAATTGAATTTAACACTTACGGATACCATAATTTTCAAATCCGGTAGCGTGGCACATCATTACCTGAAACAGTGA